The proteins below come from a single Hyperolius riggenbachi isolate aHypRig1 chromosome 8, aHypRig1.pri, whole genome shotgun sequence genomic window:
- the LOC137528735 gene encoding zinc finger protein 662-like, with product MECPESPGHSNSESEIVVTIDDDDDDDEEDTDDNDYLPFKEVKRENDTWTQSSNHRNIVPGISSNHKNIVPDGSSHKNTAASSSSHKNTAASSSSHKSIVPGSNNHNTVPGGSSQKNTATSGGSSAAHVTVQAINEASKDDWVIEEVITPVQSGGGPSGGQSKVNVWCVKRVMVTNQDGAPETPETKPTLQKRPENQTAQTSTTNDKKPIVLNVNPTKGQETPTNVLGLEPQFPNKQEIYVCSECGECFREKVSLDEHILLHTEEKLQICSVCGQFFNSKMALESHMALHTNESSSWPCEDCGKSFTIKSRLDRHRVIHVKEQGISCPQCDKTFKKRENYEMHLRFHGGELLYPCTECEKLFTSKATCDRHIRSHTMERPHVCRHCGKCFLYNGCLVRHLRVHTGERPFPCPECGKRFRQTSALSRHLKTHSGEKPFDCPECGRCFPLQSDVERHRETHRIQDDVVECVSTDDSSVPTYIIL from the exons ATGGAATGCCCGGAGTCCCCAG GTCACAGTAACTCAGAATCTGAGATCGTGGTGACAATTGATGATGACGACGACGATGATGAGGAAGACACTGATGACAATGATTACTTGCCTTTTAAAGAAGTGAAGCGTGAAA ATGACACGTGGACACAGAGCAGCAACCATAGGAACATTGTGCCCGGCATCAGCAGCAACCACAAGAACATTGTGCCCGACGGCAGCAGCCACAAGAACACTGcggctagcagcagcagccacaagaACACTGcggctagcagcagcagccacaagaGCATTGTACCCGGCAGCAACAACCACAACACTGTGCCCGGCGGCAGCAGCCAGAAGAACACCGCGACCAGTGGTggcagcagcgctgcacatgtGACCGTGCAGGCCATCAACGAGGCCAGTAAAGATG ACTGGGTAATCGAAGAGGTCATCACCCCAGTACAGAGCGGCGGTGGGCCCTCTGGTGGCCAGAGCAAagtaaatgtatggtgtgtgaagAGGGTCATGGTTACCAACCAAGATGGTGCCCCTGAAACCCCGGAGACCAAACCCACTCTGCAGAAGAGACCTGAAAACCAGACGGCTCAGACTTCTACCACAAATGACAAGAAGCCCATTGTGCTGAATGTAAACCCAACTAAAGGTCAGGAAACTCCCACCAACGTTTTGGGGCTTGAGCCCCAGTTTCCCAACAAACAGGAGATCTATGTCTGCTCTGAATGTGGAGAATGCTTCCGGGAGAAGGTTTCTCTGGACGAGCACATCTTGCTTCACACGGAGGAGAAGCTGCAGATCTGTTCTGTATGTGGACAGTTTTTTAACTCCAAGATGGCACTGGAATCCCATATGGCGCTTCACACTAATGAATCTTCTTCCTGGCCGTGTGAAGATTGTGGCAAGTCGTTCACCATCAAGTCTCGTTTGGACCGCCACCGAGTCATCCACGTGAAAGAACAGGGCATCTCCTGCCCGCAGTGTGACAAGACTTTCAAAAAGCGGGAGAACTATGAGATGCACCTCCGCTTCCACGGGGGCGAGCTCCTTTACCCCTGCACCGAATGCGAAAAGTTGTTTACCTCCAAGGCCACTTGCGACCGACACATCAGGAGCCACACCATGGAGAGGCCCCACGTGTGCCGGCACTGCGGCAAGTGCTTCCTGTACAACGGCTGCCTGGTCCGACACCTCCGCGTCCATACCGGGGAACGGCCTTTCCCCTGCCCTGAGTGCGGCAAACGGTTTCGCCAGACCTCGGCGCTCTCCCGCCACCTGAAAACACACTCAGGAGAGAAACCCTTTGACTGCCCGGAATGTGGCCGATGTTTTCCACTGCAGTCCGATGTTGAACGACACCGTGAAACACACCGGATCCAAGATGACGTTGTGGAGTGCGTGTCAACAGATGATTCTTCAGTACCGACGTACATCATCTTGTGA